A part of Corynebacterium mustelae genomic DNA contains:
- a CDS encoding NAD(P)H-quinone dehydrogenase, whose amino-acid sequence MSTQSAQAKRIVIIGGGPAGYEAALAGAKYGAEITIVEDLGLGGSAVIHDCVPSKSFIAGANIKTDLRRADDMGLNKGIGEAHLLIDALNARVQQLAGEQSADIRRSVERAGVRVINGRGVFDDYNTKQTLHYIKVEGADGVTETIECDLVLVATGATPRILPDAQPDGERILTWQQIYNLTSLPEHLIVVGSGVTGAEFVSAFAELGVKVTMVASRDRILPHDDADAADVLETVLAQRGVSLEKHARVDSVTRTDDGGVCVRTSDGREIFGSHALMTVGSIPNTKNLGLEHIGIDTTDSGHIKVDRVSRTNVSGVYAAGDCTDLFPLASVAAMQGRIAMYHALGEGVSPLRLKTVATAVFTRPEIAAVGVTQSEIESGAVVARSVMLPLETNPRAKMRSLRHGFVKLFCRKNSGIIIGGVVVAPTASELILPISVAVTNNLTVKQLAETFSVYPSLSGSITEAARQLVEHDDLG is encoded by the coding sequence TTGTCCACGCAATCGGCTCAAGCAAAACGCATTGTTATTATCGGCGGTGGCCCAGCTGGCTATGAAGCAGCATTGGCGGGGGCAAAATACGGTGCTGAGATCACGATCGTGGAAGATTTAGGTCTGGGTGGTTCGGCCGTCATCCACGACTGTGTGCCATCCAAGTCGTTCATCGCGGGCGCCAACATCAAGACTGACCTGCGGCGTGCCGATGACATGGGTCTTAACAAAGGGATCGGTGAGGCACATTTGCTTATCGACGCCCTCAATGCGCGTGTGCAACAACTTGCGGGGGAACAATCAGCGGATATTCGCCGGAGCGTGGAGCGCGCCGGGGTACGTGTCATTAATGGGCGTGGCGTATTTGATGACTACAACACCAAGCAAACGTTGCACTACATCAAGGTGGAAGGCGCCGATGGCGTAACGGAAACCATTGAATGTGACTTGGTGCTGGTTGCCACCGGTGCTACGCCACGGATTCTGCCGGATGCCCAGCCGGACGGGGAACGGATTTTAACCTGGCAGCAGATTTACAATTTGACTTCGCTTCCAGAGCACTTGATTGTTGTCGGTTCCGGTGTCACTGGTGCAGAGTTTGTTTCAGCATTTGCTGAGCTGGGCGTGAAAGTGACGATGGTTGCCTCCCGCGATCGGATTTTGCCACATGACGATGCTGACGCTGCTGATGTGTTGGAGACCGTTTTGGCGCAGCGGGGTGTGTCACTGGAGAAACACGCTAGGGTCGATTCAGTTACCCGCACTGACGACGGTGGCGTGTGCGTGCGTACTTCTGATGGTCGCGAGATTTTTGGTTCCCATGCGTTGATGACGGTTGGTTCCATTCCAAATACGAAGAACTTAGGATTGGAGCACATCGGGATTGATACCACCGACTCTGGCCATATCAAGGTGGACCGGGTGTCGCGCACAAATGTTTCCGGCGTGTACGCCGCTGGTGACTGTACCGATTTGTTCCCCTTGGCGTCGGTCGCCGCGATGCAGGGGCGTATTGCCATGTACCATGCCTTGGGTGAAGGCGTTTCACCGTTGCGGTTAAAAACGGTGGCGACAGCGGTATTTACCCGACCAGAAATTGCTGCGGTGGGCGTTACCCAGAGCGAGATTGAGTCAGGTGCGGTGGTTGCCCGTTCAGTGATGCTTCCGTTGGAGACGAATCCACGGGCGAAAATGCGATCGTTGCGGCACGGTTTTGTCAAGCTGTTTTGCCGCAAGAATTCCGGCATAATCATCGGCGGTGTCGTTGTGGCACCAACCGCGTCGGAGCTGATTCTGCCGATCTCGGTGGCTGTGACCAATAACTTGACGGTGAAGCAATTGGCGGAGACGTTCTCGGTGTATCCGTCCCTGTCGGGTTCGATCACTGAGGCTGCCCGGCAGTTGGTTGAGCACGACGACTTGGGTTAA
- a CDS encoding YbjN domain-containing protein, which produces MTSVVTSARIVAALDRCGVTTGTVVDGGVQLMVPNGQITFQLATNAAMIRMFAQWRGEAVTPDTQQRLCAAIMDLNADRYMPKLIWQTSAAGAIRVSAEQRMLTGQGLSDDQLARFIDLTIRTTLEAFADIEQVVPETVTWPVGTPLMLTDWSPNVAVPASLAQVESVFAAQGWAYQLLDGVMMTSSEGFCVDIDFPSQLYLGVRVSHPQAPLAPSQLAAVQKWANDRNVAGTLGICTVNPNDDGTLYVASDYVFIADTGATNEQLAEWILAAISVQTGNLVDFSRTFHILPPVQ; this is translated from the coding sequence ATGACTTCTGTGGTTACTTCTGCACGTATTGTGGCTGCCCTTGATCGTTGTGGCGTGACAACCGGCACCGTGGTTGACGGTGGGGTTCAACTGATGGTTCCCAATGGTCAGATTACATTCCAATTGGCTACGAATGCGGCCATGATTCGGATGTTTGCCCAGTGGCGGGGTGAGGCCGTCACCCCTGATACCCAGCAGAGACTGTGCGCTGCAATCATGGATCTCAATGCGGATCGGTACATGCCGAAACTTATTTGGCAGACTTCGGCGGCGGGCGCGATTCGGGTATCTGCTGAGCAACGGATGCTCACCGGTCAGGGGCTAAGCGACGACCAATTGGCGCGCTTTATTGATTTGACCATTCGCACTACATTGGAGGCATTCGCCGATATTGAACAGGTGGTGCCTGAGACGGTGACGTGGCCGGTTGGTACCCCATTGATGCTAACCGACTGGTCGCCTAACGTTGCCGTCCCTGCGTCTTTAGCTCAGGTCGAGTCGGTTTTTGCTGCCCAAGGCTGGGCCTACCAATTGCTTGATGGCGTTATGATGACCTCAAGCGAAGGATTCTGCGTGGATATCGATTTCCCATCCCAACTGTACTTAGGGGTGCGGGTATCTCACCCGCAGGCTCCACTTGCGCCTTCGCAGTTGGCTGCGGTGCAAAAGTGGGCTAATGACCGCAATGTTGCTGGTACATTGGGGATTTGCACGGTGAACCCTAACGACGACGGAACGTTATACGTGGCGAGTGACTACGTGTTTATCGCCGATACCGGGGCAACCAATGAGCAATTGGCGGAGTGGATTCTGGCAGCGATTTCGGTGCAAACCGGTAATTTGGTCGACTTCAGTCGCACGTTCCATATCCTGCCACCGGTGCAATAG
- a CDS encoding YbjN domain-containing protein: MSLPPVTNDRIEMALDSMGLHYERQSETVTQFSFDNATIVCATYPENALLHFFGMWHAVIGDDVLPDVTEFVASLNWNHFVPKHGVAISDDHRATVTADYYVFTNTGLSDDQLGMVVESSIRNIMLSFKDCEDRFPQLVHWTLVEEGA, translated from the coding sequence ATGAGCCTTCCTCCCGTTACTAATGATCGGATTGAAATGGCACTGGATTCGATGGGTTTACATTATGAACGCCAATCGGAAACGGTTACCCAGTTCTCTTTCGACAATGCCACCATCGTGTGTGCCACCTACCCGGAGAACGCCTTGCTGCATTTCTTTGGCATGTGGCATGCCGTCATCGGCGACGATGTATTGCCTGACGTGACTGAATTTGTTGCTAGTTTGAATTGGAACCACTTTGTGCCAAAACACGGGGTGGCTATTTCTGATGATCACCGAGCCACCGTCACCGCAGATTATTATGTGTTCACCAACACCGGACTCAGCGATGACCAACTGGGGATGGTGGTGGAGTCGTCGATACGCAATATCATGCTCAGCTTCAAAGATTGTGAGGACCGTTTCCCGCAATTGGTGCACTGGACATTGGTAGAAGAGGGAGCCTAA
- a CDS encoding YbjN domain-containing protein: MVTSTVTQERIEATLGKMGITSNTPSDSIVQIDTEHATILCQLLPRAQLLRVLGIWRPDVSADYHAAVREKVQHLNNEKLVPKHSVVDNDTDSLSVVAEYAMPIGEGLDDAQLGLVLEVALHNMRQSFDVFDADFPELVTWKESEEEPKTPTDGESDNDTTPPVVVVQISNQAVASPHLVLQEISQETTLTPEEAPQPAEDKAAQPDTDEPAQPTGGEEPAQLAEEQASDSALSPAATESEPVANATELEDETLAAEDAQSPEETPEQHLGQPAVTMARVVDYFVNHGYQYEIIDNALFTGFNGFLVRAHVADKQMLRVNAAHPSAAIAEGSIPALADWANTRNQGGSIGSCTFVMEETGDIHVASDHAFAIKYGASDEQLASWLDAGIDAQLAHLEDLVASFDIPRFYEETPQQRHEHN; this comes from the coding sequence ATGGTTACTTCCACTGTGACCCAAGAGCGCATTGAAGCCACACTTGGGAAAATGGGGATAACCAGCAACACCCCTAGCGATAGCATCGTGCAGATTGACACGGAACACGCTACGATTCTGTGTCAATTACTGCCCCGCGCCCAACTGCTGCGAGTCCTTGGCATCTGGCGCCCTGACGTTTCCGCTGATTATCATGCAGCGGTGCGCGAGAAGGTTCAACATTTGAATAACGAGAAACTGGTGCCCAAGCACAGTGTCGTGGACAATGATACTGACAGCCTGAGCGTGGTTGCGGAATACGCTATGCCGATCGGGGAGGGGCTTGACGACGCCCAACTGGGGCTCGTGCTTGAGGTGGCGCTGCATAACATGCGGCAATCATTTGACGTATTCGACGCCGACTTCCCCGAGTTAGTCACTTGGAAAGAATCAGAAGAGGAACCAAAGACCCCGACTGATGGCGAAAGCGACAACGACACAACGCCCCCGGTAGTTGTCGTGCAAATCTCCAATCAAGCGGTGGCGTCACCCCACCTGGTTTTGCAGGAAATCTCACAGGAAACCACCCTCACCCCAGAAGAAGCGCCGCAGCCAGCTGAGGACAAAGCGGCACAACCTGACACGGATGAACCGGCACAACCGACCGGGGGTGAAGAACCAGCACAGCTTGCTGAGGAACAAGCATCGGATTCAGCCCTGTCACCTGCCGCCACGGAATCCGAGCCGGTTGCGAACGCAACAGAACTAGAAGACGAAACATTAGCGGCAGAAGACGCGCAAAGCCCAGAGGAAACGCCGGAGCAACACTTGGGTCAACCTGCGGTGACAATGGCGCGGGTGGTGGATTATTTCGTCAATCACGGCTACCAATACGAAATCATCGACAATGCGCTCTTTACTGGTTTCAATGGATTTCTCGTTCGCGCGCATGTTGCGGACAAGCAGATGCTGCGGGTCAACGCCGCCCATCCGTCTGCCGCCATCGCGGAGGGGTCGATCCCGGCTCTTGCTGATTGGGCAAATACTCGCAACCAAGGTGGTTCCATTGGCAGCTGTACCTTCGTGATGGAAGAAACCGGTGACATTCATGTTGCAAGCGATCATGCTTTCGCTATCAAATACGGCGCCTCTGACGAACAATTGGCCTCCTGGTTAGACGCGGGGATTGATGCCCAGTTAGCGCATTTGGAAGATTTGGTAGCTAGTTTCGATATTCCTCGTTTTTACGAAGAAACACCACAACAACGCCATGAGCATAACTAG
- a CDS encoding type III secretion system chaperone family protein, which produces MSLAAVTIPRIEETLDSMGIGHQTDDDEIVIGFDNALVFIFLFSDINLMEISAMWGSKVLKENHELAAHLCVRLNEQLYLPKMCYLVDADDNMTIVAKHAMPIGSGMTDKQLEDCIRATFAHEFTAIEKFEETFPHVAAGNHGSGA; this is translated from the coding sequence ATGAGTTTAGCTGCGGTAACGATTCCGCGTATCGAGGAAACGTTGGATTCGATGGGGATTGGGCACCAGACAGACGACGATGAAATCGTCATAGGGTTTGATAACGCATTAGTTTTTATCTTTTTGTTTTCTGACATCAATCTGATGGAGATATCCGCGATGTGGGGTTCAAAAGTTCTTAAAGAAAACCATGAGTTGGCGGCTCATCTTTGCGTGAGATTAAATGAGCAATTGTATCTTCCTAAAATGTGTTACCTCGTTGATGCAGATGACAACATGACGATCGTCGCCAAGCATGCTATGCCGATCGGGTCGGGGATGACCGATAAACAATTAGAGGACTGTATACGAGCGACCTTTGCGCACGAATTCACTGCCATAGAAAAGTTTGAGGAGACATTCCCGCACGTGGCGGCCGGGAATCACGGGAGTGGGGCATAA
- a CDS encoding type III secretion system chaperone family protein, which yields MAWFKKADWPQPVTIDRVEQVFKHNNLSYTRREDGITAMIDGFFLWVTIPDGKALDFGFRFFEVPLTEEALPKAQRWAKERNLDGTIGTFGVGVHDDGEVYVSSQHAFLVTQGATDEQLAEFFQVGIQAQLDNLEDFVEEFGIERQQ from the coding sequence GTGGCATGGTTTAAAAAAGCGGATTGGCCGCAGCCAGTAACCATTGATCGGGTAGAGCAGGTCTTTAAACACAACAACCTTAGCTACACGCGACGTGAGGATGGCATCACGGCCATGATCGACGGGTTTTTCCTTTGGGTCACGATCCCTGACGGAAAAGCACTGGATTTCGGGTTCCGATTCTTTGAGGTTCCGCTAACTGAGGAAGCATTGCCGAAAGCCCAACGCTGGGCCAAGGAGCGAAATCTCGACGGAACAATCGGAACGTTTGGCGTCGGCGTTCATGACGACGGCGAGGTTTACGTTTCTTCCCAGCATGCGTTCCTTGTCACACAAGGTGCAACAGATGAGCAATTGGCGGAGTTCTTTCAGGTGGGAATCCAAGCCCAGCTGGATAACTTGGAAGATTTCGTCGAAGAATTTGGCATTGAACGCCAGCAGTAG
- a CDS encoding type III secretion system chaperone family protein, which produces MSLPAVTIPRIEEMLTSMELKYVTENGAIKVAFDNCLVSIFLYSEPDLMEISTMWRAEISKEHHEAVARLCAEINAEMFFPKMGYHVDDEDDMTVIAEHATPIAAGLTNEQLHECLGATFSQSLMALSKFEEAFPHLVTWEEEGEE; this is translated from the coding sequence ATGAGTCTACCTGCGGTAACAATCCCGCGAATCGAGGAAATGTTGACCTCGATGGAACTTAAATATGTGACGGAAAACGGCGCGATTAAAGTAGCCTTCGATAACTGCTTGGTGTCTATCTTTCTTTATTCCGAGCCGGATCTGATGGAAATAAGCACGATGTGGCGGGCGGAGATCTCAAAAGAACACCATGAGGCGGTGGCTCGGTTATGTGCCGAGATAAATGCAGAGATGTTTTTCCCAAAAATGGGCTATCACGTTGACGATGAAGACGACATGACGGTTATTGCCGAACACGCCACACCTATTGCAGCGGGGTTAACGAACGAACAATTACATGAGTGCCTTGGCGCTACCTTTTCGCAGTCGTTAATGGCGTTAAGTAAGTTTGAGGAAGCATTCCCGCATTTGGTTACGTGGGAAGAAGAGGGTGAGGAATAA
- a CDS encoding YbjN domain-containing protein, protein MAWFTNTDEPQPVTLARIEKVFKDNDFSYDNRGDHLATGVNGFFLRVEIINDALLYFGFRFFNVPLPKEKLPDTESWVQNRNLYGTIGTCGVGIDDDGDVYVDSDHVFFIAKGATDEQLSLYCQTGIEAQLEHLEDFVEKFEIERPLPEEE, encoded by the coding sequence ATGGCGTGGTTTACAAATACGGATGAGCCGCAGCCGGTAACCCTAGCGCGGATAGAGAAAGTTTTTAAGGATAACGACTTTAGCTATGACAATCGCGGGGATCATCTTGCGACCGGTGTGAATGGTTTCTTTCTGCGGGTAGAAATCATCAACGACGCGTTGCTGTATTTCGGTTTCCGGTTCTTCAACGTGCCGTTGCCGAAGGAGAAATTGCCGGATACCGAAAGCTGGGTGCAAAACAGAAATCTCTATGGCACGATTGGCACCTGTGGTGTTGGTATTGACGATGACGGCGATGTGTACGTCGATTCCGACCACGTTTTCTTCATCGCAAAAGGTGCGACAGACGAGCAGCTGTCGTTATATTGCCAGACGGGGATTGAAGCCCAATTGGAGCACCTGGAAGACTTCGTTGAGAAATTCGAAATTGAGCGCCCGCTGCCCGAGGAAGAGTAA
- a CDS encoding HSP90 family protein has product MSEFITDPHTPNPSGSNGGSFHVDLGGIVELLSKNLYTSSNVYVRELLQNGVDAITARRGIDPEFDNYDRPKIRFIVEPRVLRVIDNGIGLNYEQAQQLLSTIGGSSKRDEFGLGRSDFLGQFGIGLLSCFLVSNDIVVYSASAAAPAIKWHGKSQGTWTVTEHEPPMLLHGCGTLVELQAIPGEPDFDMFSLSQTIEHYAAFLPVEITIERAVNGVCSGEAVTLGGQKPVWEAPITAQAAWCRENFGFEPLAAIPLDVAIAGLNGVAFVMSEGTHPGRTAKHQLYLRRMLLSKKNTDIVPEWAYFVRIVADAEFLRPTASRDALVEDSLFDETKEAIGHQIRVWINSLNEQDFLRFLSLHMAGLKALAVSDSETRELVTKWVPFETSTGRKTLDELLKSGGIRYYRTDQKYQSVLPIARANELTVLNAGYAYDQEILDQLRLDYPDQVIVEASLHDVIGVMGVLGPDQEAGFLPLMRIAQEALDGQDVSVIVRDFQPSTVPVLFLAAEEADYGSIEKAAREAEGESSLAGLLDSMDSIMPMHVVDNTAQVIFNVQSPLIHQLLAAVGMGNDVLTQAIRGLYVQSLLAGRHNMNIQARTWASEMYSTLISKLL; this is encoded by the coding sequence GTGTCTGAGTTTATTACTGACCCCCACACCCCCAATCCATCCGGCAGCAATGGTGGATCATTCCACGTTGATTTGGGTGGAATTGTGGAGTTGCTCAGTAAGAACCTCTACACCAGCTCCAACGTGTATGTGCGGGAGTTGCTGCAAAACGGTGTCGATGCGATTACTGCTCGGCGCGGTATTGACCCAGAATTCGACAATTATGACCGCCCCAAGATCCGGTTCATCGTGGAACCCCGCGTACTACGAGTGATCGATAACGGTATTGGGCTTAACTATGAACAAGCTCAGCAATTACTATCGACGATCGGCGGATCATCTAAACGAGATGAATTTGGGTTGGGGCGAAGTGACTTTCTCGGCCAATTTGGCATCGGCTTATTATCGTGTTTTTTAGTGTCCAATGACATTGTCGTCTACTCAGCTAGTGCCGCCGCACCAGCCATTAAATGGCATGGAAAATCTCAAGGTACGTGGACAGTAACAGAACACGAACCCCCTATGCTGTTGCACGGCTGCGGCACGCTGGTGGAATTACAAGCGATTCCTGGCGAACCGGACTTTGACATGTTTAGCTTGTCGCAAACCATAGAACACTATGCGGCATTTTTGCCGGTAGAAATAACTATTGAACGCGCGGTTAATGGCGTGTGCTCTGGTGAAGCTGTAACTTTGGGTGGGCAGAAGCCAGTGTGGGAAGCCCCCATTACAGCACAAGCAGCGTGGTGTCGAGAAAACTTTGGATTTGAACCATTGGCAGCTATTCCGCTGGATGTTGCTATAGCGGGGCTCAACGGGGTTGCCTTTGTCATGTCGGAAGGAACGCATCCGGGGCGAACCGCAAAACACCAGCTGTATCTACGTCGAATGTTATTAAGCAAGAAAAACACCGACATCGTTCCGGAATGGGCGTATTTTGTGCGGATCGTAGCGGATGCGGAATTCCTGCGCCCCACTGCCTCCCGCGATGCACTGGTGGAGGATTCGCTTTTCGACGAGACCAAAGAAGCCATCGGACACCAAATCCGGGTTTGGATCAATAGCCTAAACGAACAGGATTTTTTGCGGTTTTTGAGCCTGCACATGGCCGGGCTGAAAGCCCTTGCCGTTTCGGACAGTGAAACTCGCGAATTGGTGACCAAGTGGGTGCCATTCGAAACCAGCACGGGACGAAAGACACTTGATGAATTGTTGAAATCTGGCGGAATTCGTTACTACCGCACTGACCAGAAATACCAATCTGTATTGCCGATTGCGCGGGCAAATGAACTGACGGTTTTAAATGCTGGCTATGCTTATGACCAAGAAATCCTTGATCAACTGCGGTTGGACTACCCAGATCAGGTTATCGTCGAAGCCAGCTTGCATGATGTTATTGGGGTCATGGGGGTATTAGGCCCAGACCAAGAAGCTGGATTTCTACCGTTGATGCGTATCGCCCAAGAGGCATTGGATGGCCAAGATGTGTCGGTTATTGTGCGGGATTTTCAGCCTAGTACCGTGCCAGTGTTGTTCTTAGCGGCGGAAGAAGCCGACTACGGTTCCATAGAGAAAGCTGCGCGGGAAGCTGAAGGCGAAAGTTCGCTAGCGGGTTTGCTCGATAGCATGGACTCCATCATGCCAATGCATGTGGTGGACAATACCGCCCAGGTTATTTTTAATGTTCAGTCCCCATTGATCCATCAGTTACTTGCGGCTGTGGGTATGGGCAATGATGTGTTAACCCAGGCTATCCGGGGGCTTTACGTTCAATCGTTATTAGCGGGACGCCACAATATGAATATCCAAGCACGAACGTGGGCTTCAGAAATGTATTCCACCTTGATTAGCAAACTTCTGTAA